A window of Candidatus Desulfatibia profunda contains these coding sequences:
- a CDS encoding enoyl-CoA hydratase/isomerase family protein yields MIRKIKRAAVIGSGVMGGGIAALLAGVGIKTLLLDIVPFDLKAEQRSNPAARNRIVKAGLDTVLTSSPPLLMQPKDIDRITIGNLEDDFDMLADCDWIVEVVVENIAIKRALFKRIEPVRKKGSIVSSNTSGIPLKKMSEDLNQEFRQHFLGTHFFNPVRYMKLLEIIPGQETLPEILEFMADFGERILGKGIVWAKDTPNFVGNRIGIQGIVRAMQLMIEAGLTIPEVDALFGPAMGRPKTAMFKTSDLAGLDTLGHVAKNTYDLVVNDEARDSFVLPEFVNRMIAGKLLGKKTNRGFYRTDLTPDLKKIIKVIDPATLEYAEYDPSEFACLDAAKKAKTLPDKIKAVVYGEDKGAEFAWNVVAGNLIYAANRIPEIADTIVEIDNAMKWGFNFEMGTFETWDAIGLQASVEKMENKGFDVPEKIRKMLESGFGSFYKRENGSIFFYDFTTQDYQPLIESENIISLNALRGAGKVARTCGSASLIDLDDGVFCLEFHTKVNALNKEIVAFQHQAVEYVDTHGIGLVIGNQAGGMPGAFSAGGDLYYMAALAREGKYEKIDAFLKLAQDGFQKARYSSFPVVAAPYGMTLGGGCEVCLAADRIVAHAELYVGLVETGVGLLPAAGGCMNLWKKFISSIPAAVTGVDLAKFFIPVFMNIAMAKVSSSAADARASGFLGPNDRIVFNRDYLIAEAKKEVLKMVDEGYAPPVKRKLKVLGGAAQGMIDVEIFNMLHGRFITEYDAFLAKRIAYVVSGGDVRDNSEIDEDVILTLEREAFIDLWKQEKTIARVEHMLKTGKPLRN; encoded by the coding sequence ATGATCAGAAAGATAAAACGGGCGGCCGTGATCGGTTCCGGTGTCATGGGAGGCGGTATCGCCGCACTTCTTGCCGGTGTCGGCATTAAAACATTACTGCTGGACATCGTGCCGTTTGATTTGAAAGCTGAGCAGAGGTCGAACCCGGCGGCTCGCAACAGAATCGTCAAAGCCGGGCTCGATACCGTGCTGACGTCAAGTCCGCCCCTGTTGATGCAGCCCAAAGATATCGATCGCATCACTATCGGCAACCTGGAAGATGATTTTGACATGCTGGCGGACTGTGACTGGATTGTCGAAGTTGTCGTGGAAAATATAGCTATTAAACGAGCTCTGTTTAAACGGATTGAACCCGTCCGCAAAAAAGGTTCGATTGTCTCTTCCAATACCTCCGGAATTCCCCTCAAAAAAATGTCAGAAGATCTCAACCAGGAGTTTCGGCAGCATTTTCTGGGAACCCACTTTTTTAATCCCGTCCGGTACATGAAATTACTGGAAATTATCCCGGGCCAGGAAACGCTTCCCGAGATTCTTGAATTCATGGCTGATTTCGGAGAGCGAATCCTGGGCAAAGGGATTGTGTGGGCCAAGGACACCCCCAACTTCGTAGGAAACCGGATTGGGATCCAGGGGATCGTTAGGGCCATGCAGTTGATGATTGAAGCGGGCCTTACGATCCCCGAAGTCGATGCGCTTTTCGGTCCGGCTATGGGCAGACCCAAAACCGCCATGTTCAAGACCTCGGATCTTGCGGGCCTCGACACGCTGGGACACGTGGCCAAAAACACTTACGATCTGGTTGTAAACGATGAAGCCAGGGACAGCTTTGTTCTGCCTGAATTTGTAAACCGGATGATCGCAGGCAAGCTGTTGGGCAAGAAAACCAACCGTGGCTTTTACAGGACCGACTTGACACCGGATTTGAAAAAGATCATCAAGGTGATCGATCCGGCAACTTTGGAATATGCGGAATATGACCCGTCCGAATTTGCCTGCCTGGATGCAGCCAAAAAGGCCAAGACCCTGCCGGATAAAATCAAGGCCGTGGTGTACGGCGAAGATAAAGGCGCCGAATTCGCCTGGAACGTTGTTGCCGGGAATCTGATTTACGCGGCCAACAGGATTCCCGAAATCGCCGATACCATCGTTGAAATCGACAACGCCATGAAGTGGGGATTCAATTTTGAGATGGGCACCTTTGAAACCTGGGATGCCATCGGTCTGCAAGCCTCGGTGGAAAAAATGGAAAACAAGGGGTTCGATGTGCCTGAAAAGATCAGAAAGATGCTCGAATCCGGCTTTGGGTCTTTTTACAAGCGCGAAAACGGCAGCATCTTCTTTTACGACTTTACAACCCAGGACTACCAGCCACTCATCGAGAGTGAAAACATTATTTCTTTAAATGCCCTCAGAGGCGCCGGCAAGGTTGCCAGGACGTGCGGCAGCGCCTCGCTGATCGATCTTGACGACGGCGTGTTCTGCCTGGAATTCCATACCAAGGTGAATGCCTTGAACAAGGAAATTGTAGCGTTCCAGCACCAAGCCGTTGAGTATGTCGATACCCACGGTATCGGCCTTGTGATCGGCAATCAGGCCGGTGGAATGCCCGGGGCCTTTTCCGCCGGCGGGGATCTCTACTATATGGCCGCGCTGGCAAGGGAAGGGAAATATGAAAAGATCGACGCATTCTTAAAGCTCGCCCAGGACGGTTTCCAGAAGGCCAGATATTCCAGCTTCCCGGTGGTGGCCGCGCCCTACGGCATGACCCTTGGCGGCGGCTGCGAGGTCTGCCTGGCGGCAGACCGAATCGTAGCCCATGCCGAGCTCTACGTGGGGCTTGTCGAGACCGGCGTGGGGCTGCTTCCGGCTGCCGGCGGTTGCATGAACCTGTGGAAAAAATTTATCAGCAGCATACCGGCAGCGGTAACCGGTGTTGACCTGGCAAAATTCTTTATTCCGGTTTTCATGAACATTGCCATGGCCAAGGTCTCTTCGTCGGCGGCCGATGCAAGGGCCAGCGGTTTTTTGGGGCCCAATGACAGAATCGTTTTCAATCGGGACTATCTGATCGCCGAAGCCAAGAAAGAAGTGTTGAAAATGGTGGACGAAGGGTATGCACCGCCGGTAAAAAGAAAGCTAAAAGTCTTGGGTGGGGCGGCCCAGGGTATGATCGACGTTGAAATCTTCAATATGCTGCATGGCCGATTTATTACCGAATACGATGCGTTTTTGGCCAAAAGGATTGCCTATGTTGTCAGCGGAGGGGATGTCAGAGACAACAGCGAAATTGATGAAGATGTCATTCTCACTCTGGAAAGGGAGGCCTTTATCGATTTGTGGAAACAGGAAAAGACCATCGCTCGGGTAGAACACATGCTGAAAACCGGCAAACCCCTTCGCAATTAG
- the dusB gene encoding tRNA dihydrouridine synthase DusB: MKIGAVELDNITVLAPLAGITNLPFRLLVKEAGCALVCSEMVSSNGLIYNSKKTCALLESRPEEKPLSVQIFGSDPAIMAQAAAMVEASGADIIDINLGCPVKKVLKAGAGAALMKTPQKVEALLQAVRRAVSIPLTIKMRTGWDASGRQALQVAAIAQDSGADAITLHPRTVGQGFEGSADWSLIAAVKARVSIPVIGNGDIVKPEDAVNMQAKTGCDAVMIGRAAIGKPWIFSQVLALLKGDEVSYPGIASRCKLMERYLIDSTRFFGEQRACRIMRSHLGWFVKGLPFSGRFRESIKKISSEDEALALINAYRDSL, translated from the coding sequence ATGAAAATCGGTGCTGTTGAACTTGACAATATAACCGTTTTGGCACCGCTGGCCGGCATTACCAACCTTCCCTTCCGGCTGCTTGTCAAAGAAGCGGGCTGCGCGCTGGTTTGTTCAGAAATGGTCAGTTCAAACGGACTAATTTACAACTCGAAAAAGACTTGCGCGCTATTAGAAAGCCGGCCCGAAGAAAAACCCCTCTCGGTTCAAATATTTGGCTCCGATCCTGCGATCATGGCCCAAGCGGCAGCCATGGTTGAAGCGTCAGGTGCCGATATTATCGACATCAACCTGGGGTGCCCGGTTAAAAAAGTGCTCAAGGCCGGTGCCGGCGCCGCGCTTATGAAAACGCCCCAAAAGGTTGAAGCCCTGCTTCAGGCAGTCCGAAGGGCTGTATCGATTCCCCTGACCATCAAAATGAGAACCGGCTGGGACGCTTCAGGACGCCAGGCATTGCAAGTCGCTGCAATTGCGCAAGACAGCGGCGCTGACGCAATTACCTTGCATCCACGCACCGTCGGCCAGGGATTCGAGGGCAGCGCTGACTGGTCGCTGATCGCTGCCGTCAAAGCGCGGGTTTCCATCCCGGTGATCGGAAACGGAGATATCGTCAAGCCTGAAGATGCCGTCAACATGCAAGCGAAAACCGGTTGCGATGCCGTCATGATCGGCCGGGCGGCTATCGGAAAACCATGGATTTTTTCCCAGGTGCTGGCCCTGTTGAAGGGCGACGAAGTATCTTACCCGGGGATTGCCAGTCGCTGTAAGCTAATGGAAAGATACCTGATCGACTCGACAAGATTTTTTGGGGAACAACGGGCGTGCCGGATAATGCGCAGCCATCTGGGCTGGTTCGTCAAGGGATTGCCTTTCAGCGGCAGGTTCCGGGAATCTATCAAAAAGATCTCTTCGGAAGACGAGGCCCTGGCGCTGATCAATGCTTACAGGGATTCTCTGTAA
- a CDS encoding DUF1848 family protein, giving the protein MKIVISASRRTDIPAFYMNWFMQRIEKGFFEVINPYNRKAAIVPATSAKVHTIVFWSKNFGPFIENRCGQTLAAMGYNLFFNFTINSDSALLEPQVPPLTERFNQLDMLCQMFDAHNVTWRFDPICFFKTKQKDICDNLHDFVLIADRAFHCGISRCITSFMDDYPKIRKRVEILPGFAFIDPPLETKREILLNIKKTLAAKNVDLFTCCEKQVLETLPANAGIKPSACIPNCLLVERFGGNLSFKKDAGQRIKDGCGCMVSVDIGSYQLHPCYHNCLFCYANPASRNKTTDLTD; this is encoded by the coding sequence ATGAAAATCGTTATCTCAGCTTCAAGGAGGACCGACATCCCGGCCTTTTACATGAACTGGTTTATGCAGCGGATCGAGAAAGGTTTCTTTGAGGTCATCAACCCCTATAACCGCAAGGCAGCCATTGTGCCGGCGACGTCTGCTAAAGTCCACACCATTGTCTTCTGGTCCAAAAACTTCGGCCCGTTCATCGAAAATAGATGCGGCCAGACGCTTGCGGCCATGGGATACAATCTGTTTTTCAACTTTACCATTAATTCCGATTCTGCGCTTTTGGAGCCGCAGGTGCCGCCGTTAACAGAGCGCTTCAACCAGCTTGATATGCTCTGCCAAATGTTTGATGCCCACAACGTGACCTGGAGATTCGATCCGATTTGTTTTTTTAAAACAAAGCAGAAGGACATCTGCGACAACCTGCACGACTTTGTCTTGATCGCCGACCGGGCCTTCCATTGCGGTATCTCAAGATGCATCACCAGTTTCATGGACGATTATCCTAAAATTCGAAAACGAGTCGAAATTTTGCCGGGGTTTGCGTTTATCGATCCACCGCTGGAAACCAAAAGAGAAATCCTTTTGAACATCAAAAAAACACTTGCCGCCAAAAATGTCGATCTTTTCACCTGTTGCGAAAAACAAGTTTTGGAAACATTGCCCGCAAATGCGGGGATCAAACCAAGCGCGTGTATCCCCAATTGTCTGCTGGTTGAACGTTTCGGCGGCAACCTTAGCTTTAAGAAAGATGCCGGCCAGAGAATCAAAGACGGATGCGGCTGCATGGTCTCTGTCGATATCGGGTCGTATCAGTTGCATCCCTGTTATCACAACTGCCTGTTCTGCTACGCCAACCCGGCATCAAGAAATAAAACCACGGATCTTACAGATTAA
- a CDS encoding ATPase: MTNIFEQSLIKFRKTHPAVLLLFSFLLAIGAGTCLLLTPYATVSGEISLIDALFTAASAVCVTGLTVVDTGTYFTLFGQWTILVLIQIGGLGIMTISVTIFHLIGKRVSFTQRKAMQETFAHTPREDIYQLLKLIFIFTGIAELCGIILLYIHWSREYPPVEALYMAVFHSVSAFCNAGFSLFKNSFMGYLDDPLLNWTICALIVFGGIGFPVVYDIYQQIFHRREKRFKLSVQTKTVLTTTIVLIISGMALFLFLESDNTLKLCSTSGSLQAALFQSITCRTAGFNTVDMANLGNATAALMILLMFIGASPGSCGGGIKTTTFAVLGAFTWSRLRSNIRVNMFKKSIPKESVSKSISIVFLAISVIAVIFFLVLLSQQGEAIDAATSNEFRVYLFEVVSAFSTVGLSMGATTEINSWGKALVILIMLIGRVGVLTFSYIIAGEELREGIEYAEENLMLG, from the coding sequence ATGACAAACATTTTCGAGCAAAGTTTGATAAAGTTCAGGAAAACGCATCCGGCGGTCCTGCTGTTGTTCAGCTTTCTTCTGGCTATCGGGGCAGGAACATGCCTATTATTGACACCCTATGCCACGGTCTCGGGGGAGATTTCCCTCATTGATGCCCTGTTTACGGCCGCTTCGGCGGTGTGTGTCACTGGTCTGACCGTCGTTGATACCGGAACTTACTTTACCCTTTTCGGCCAGTGGACGATCCTGGTGCTTATCCAGATAGGCGGTTTGGGGATCATGACCATTTCGGTAACGATATTCCATTTAATCGGGAAAAGGGTTTCGTTTACCCAGCGGAAGGCGATGCAGGAGACCTTTGCGCACACGCCGCGTGAAGACATCTATCAACTGCTTAAATTGATCTTTATTTTCACGGGCATTGCAGAGCTTTGCGGCATAATTTTGCTGTACATTCACTGGAGCCGGGAATATCCTCCGGTCGAGGCGCTTTATATGGCCGTTTTTCATTCGGTTTCGGCCTTCTGCAATGCGGGCTTCTCCTTGTTCAAAAACAGCTTTATGGGCTACCTTGACGATCCTTTGCTCAATTGGACAATCTGTGCTTTGATTGTTTTCGGCGGCATCGGTTTTCCCGTGGTGTACGATATTTATCAACAGATATTTCACAGGCGTGAAAAACGTTTCAAGCTGTCGGTGCAAACCAAAACGGTTTTGACCACGACCATTGTTTTGATCATTTCAGGAATGGCTCTGTTTCTTTTTCTTGAATCCGATAACACCCTTAAACTATGTTCGACGAGTGGAAGTTTGCAGGCGGCGCTGTTTCAATCGATTACCTGCCGCACGGCCGGTTTCAACACCGTCGACATGGCAAACCTGGGGAACGCGACCGCGGCTTTAATGATTCTGCTGATGTTTATCGGTGCTTCGCCGGGTTCATGCGGGGGCGGAATAAAAACGACCACCTTTGCAGTCTTAGGTGCCTTTACCTGGAGTCGTCTGCGCAGCAACATCCGGGTCAATATGTTTAAAAAAAGCATCCCCAAAGAGAGCGTTTCCAAAAGCATTTCGATTGTTTTTTTGGCGATCAGCGTCATTGCGGTGATTTTCTTTTTGGTGCTTTTAAGCCAGCAGGGGGAAGCCATCGATGCTGCAACCAGTAACGAGTTTCGGGTTTATCTCTTTGAGGTCGTGTCGGCATTTTCGACGGTGGGTCTTTCCATGGGAGCGACAACAGAAATTAACAGTTGGGGTAAGGCCCTGGTTATATTGATAATGCTCATTGGCAGGGTCGGTGTTTTGACATTTTCTTACATCATTGCCGGAGAGGAACTGCGCGAAGGCATAGAATACGCCGAAGAGAATCTGATGCTCGGATAA
- a CDS encoding PIN domain-containing protein, whose translation MITAVDTNILVDILEPDPVYGPVSRDALKQCLREGSVIASEVVWAEVVTAYGHAIEEVVDALIQIGIEYKPMSLEAALEAARCWFEYRKQGRDRNRIAADFLIGGYALMQSDRLLTRDRGFYRKYFTPLRVKSPS comes from the coding sequence ATGATTACAGCCGTTGATACGAACATACTGGTGGACATTCTGGAACCGGATCCTGTTTACGGACCGGTTTCCAGAGACGCTTTAAAACAGTGCTTAAGAGAAGGTTCAGTCATTGCCTCTGAGGTGGTATGGGCAGAGGTGGTAACTGCTTACGGGCATGCCATAGAAGAGGTCGTCGATGCATTAATTCAAATTGGCATCGAATATAAGCCCATGAGCCTCGAAGCCGCTCTGGAAGCGGCCAGGTGCTGGTTTGAGTATCGAAAGCAGGGCAGAGATCGAAACAGAATTGCGGCTGATTTTTTAATCGGTGGATACGCCCTAATGCAGTCTGATCGGCTATTGACACGAGACCGCGGTTTCTACCGAAAATATTTTACGCCTCTTAGAGTCAAATCTCCTTCCTAA
- a CDS encoding TrkA family potassium uptake protein has product MKRFTVIGLGNFGFHVAKTLFEEGHEVIAIDVDRNRVQAISKFCTEAIVMDATEAERLKALGFEEMNAVVVSTGTNISSSILICLHLQELGVKNILAKALDEDHKKILRKVGATEIINPEKAMAVRVAKGLSTPNVLDFIPLAKGFDLLQVDPPRAFIGKTLKELDLRAKYGVYIIAIKELVPENFILVPPADFLIKDSDLLIMVGKDEDIKRIKGLK; this is encoded by the coding sequence ATGAAAAGATTTACCGTCATCGGACTCGGAAATTTTGGCTTTCATGTGGCCAAAACCCTTTTTGAGGAGGGTCATGAAGTCATTGCCATTGATGTGGATCGCAACCGGGTTCAAGCTATCAGCAAATTTTGTACCGAAGCGATTGTGATGGATGCTACCGAAGCCGAGCGCTTGAAAGCCCTTGGTTTTGAAGAGATGAACGCGGTCGTGGTCAGTACCGGCACCAATATCAGTAGCAGCATCTTAATTTGTCTTCATTTGCAGGAACTTGGCGTCAAGAACATCCTGGCCAAGGCCCTGGATGAAGACCATAAAAAAATATTGAGAAAAGTCGGCGCCACCGAAATTATTAATCCCGAAAAAGCCATGGCCGTTCGGGTTGCCAAGGGGTTGTCGACACCAAATGTGCTTGATTTTATTCCGCTTGCCAAAGGCTTTGATTTGCTTCAAGTTGATCCGCCGCGGGCGTTTATCGGAAAGACATTAAAAGAGCTTGACCTAAGGGCCAAGTACGGCGTTTACATCATCGCCATCAAGGAACTCGTACCGGAGAACTTTATTCTGGTTCCACCGGCGGACTTTTTAATCAAAGACAGTGATCTTCTGATCATGGTGGGCAAAGATGAAGACATTAAGCGCATCAAGGGGTTGAAGTAG
- a CDS encoding AbrB/MazE/SpoVT family DNA-binding domain-containing protein: MKAKVAERGQVTIPKALRERLGIRPGTILEFSEELGRLVVVKADLADPVDQVYGQLGRGRRTDEVMIELRGEA, translated from the coding sequence GTGAAAGCTAAAGTAGCAGAGCGCGGCCAGGTTACTATACCCAAGGCTTTGCGTGAACGTTTGGGGATCCGGCCCGGAACCATCCTGGAGTTCAGCGAGGAACTGGGGCGGCTGGTGGTTGTAAAGGCAGACCTTGCAGATCCTGTGGATCAGGTATATGGTCAACTCGGTCGCGGCCGGCGTACCGACGAGGTCATGATTGAACTCCGTGGTGAGGCATGA
- a CDS encoding aldehyde ferredoxin oxidoreductase, which produces MDKILRINMGKDGGPQAGEEPLGEYAGLGGRGMTSAIIAKEVPPLCHPLGQDNKLVIAPGILSGSHAAQSGRASVGCKSPLTDGIKEANVGGQGAQVLARLGYAAIVLEGKPKDDTLYKVVINKDGVAIIPDNSLKMMGNYDLIDKMKTQYGDKVACISIGPAGEMKMAAASVAFTDMEQRPTRHAGRGGVGAVMGAKGVKVIVLDDTDMPARSPKNPEKFKEANKVFVAGLKKHPITGEGLPSFGTNILTNVINEAGALPTHNFQTGRFDGAASISGETQSEIMKSRGGTLAHGCHKGCVIRCSGTYNDKGGQYLTKRTEYETVWAHGANCGIDDMDVIAMLDRLDDDYGLDTIEMGATIGVAMEAGLAEFGNGQAAINFIKEVGKGSPLGRILGSGAAVTGKVFGVERVPVVKGQALPAYDPRSVQGIGVTYATSTMGADHTAGYAVTANVLGVGGNVDPLKPEGQIELSRNLQIATAAIDATGMCLFIAFAILDQPETFQAMVDMIGAFTGQDFTAADVTALGKKILSFERDFNARAGFTAKHDRLPDFFKKESLPPHNVRFEVKDDDLDQVYNW; this is translated from the coding sequence ATGGACAAAATTCTAAGAATAAACATGGGAAAAGACGGCGGGCCCCAGGCCGGTGAAGAACCGCTGGGCGAATATGCCGGTTTGGGCGGCCGCGGTATGACTTCGGCGATTATCGCCAAAGAAGTCCCGCCGCTGTGCCACCCGCTGGGACAGGACAATAAATTGGTCATCGCTCCCGGTATCCTCAGCGGGAGCCATGCAGCCCAGTCAGGACGTGCCTCGGTGGGTTGCAAAAGCCCGCTAACCGACGGCATCAAGGAAGCCAATGTCGGCGGCCAGGGGGCTCAAGTTCTCGCCCGCCTGGGATATGCCGCTATTGTGCTCGAAGGCAAACCCAAAGACGACACCCTCTACAAAGTGGTCATCAACAAGGACGGCGTCGCCATCATCCCCGACAACAGTCTCAAGATGATGGGCAACTACGACCTGATTGACAAGATGAAAACCCAATACGGCGACAAGGTTGCCTGCATCTCCATCGGGCCGGCCGGCGAGATGAAAATGGCGGCCGCTTCGGTGGCCTTTACCGACATGGAACAGCGGCCGACCCGGCATGCCGGCCGCGGCGGCGTCGGCGCCGTTATGGGAGCCAAGGGCGTCAAAGTCATCGTGCTGGATGATACCGACATGCCGGCACGATCCCCTAAGAACCCGGAAAAATTTAAGGAGGCCAACAAGGTCTTTGTCGCCGGACTGAAGAAGCATCCGATTACCGGCGAAGGCCTGCCGTCATTCGGGACCAACATATTAACCAACGTGATTAACGAAGCCGGCGCACTGCCCACCCACAATTTTCAAACCGGTCGGTTTGACGGGGCCGCCAGCATCAGCGGCGAAACTCAGTCGGAAATCATGAAATCCCGCGGGGGCACGCTTGCCCACGGCTGCCACAAAGGCTGCGTCATCCGGTGTTCGGGCACTTACAATGATAAAGGCGGCCAATACCTGACCAAGCGGACGGAATATGAAACGGTGTGGGCTCACGGCGCTAACTGCGGCATCGACGATATGGATGTCATTGCCATGCTGGACCGCCTGGATGATGATTACGGACTCGATACCATCGAAATGGGCGCTACCATCGGTGTAGCCATGGAGGCAGGCCTGGCCGAGTTCGGCAACGGCCAGGCCGCCATCAATTTTATCAAGGAAGTGGGCAAAGGCTCTCCGTTGGGACGCATTCTCGGCAGTGGCGCCGCCGTAACCGGCAAGGTGTTTGGCGTTGAAAGGGTTCCTGTCGTGAAGGGCCAGGCGCTGCCGGCCTACGATCCCCGGTCGGTCCAGGGTATTGGGGTAACATATGCCACCAGCACCATGGGTGCCGACCACACGGCCGGCTATGCCGTGACCGCCAATGTCTTAGGTGTCGGCGGCAATGTGGATCCCTTAAAACCCGAGGGCCAGATCGAACTTTCCCGAAACCTTCAGATTGCCACGGCCGCCATTGACGCTACCGGGATGTGTCTTTTTATTGCATTTGCAATTCTGGATCAGCCGGAAACATTTCAGGCCATGGTTGACATGATCGGCGCCTTTACCGGCCAGGATTTTACCGCCGCCGACGTAACTGCCCTGGGGAAAAAGATCCTCAGCTTTGAAAGAGACTTTAATGCCCGGGCCGGATTTACAGCCAAGCATGATCGGCTGCCGGATTTCTTCAAAAAGGAGAGCCTGCCGCCCCATAACGTGCGTTTTGAAGTCAAAGACGACGATCTTGACCAGGTTTATAATTGGTAA
- a CDS encoding thiolase family protein yields MRDAYIVTSIRTPGGKRNKGVFKDTRPEDLLAFILKAAVEKTPNIDRQHVEDILVGCAFPEAEQGLNIGRVAAQMAGFPDQVSGATVNRLCASGLEAIALASLRVISGWSDIVIGGGLESMTYVPMGGNLPRPHPEYAKKHAELYVSMGVTAENVAKRYGISRQAQDEFAYQSQMKAAIARSNKLYAEIVPTPATRYVQQQNGTNKKETFMVADDDGIRADTTLEELAKLNPVFASGGSVTAGNSSPTTDGAAATVIMSAEKVAELGLTPLAKLKYYTTVGCKADEMGIGPRLAIPKLLKLAGMDLDDIGLFEINEAFAAQAIYCIKELCIDMNKVNIHGGAIALGHPLGCTGAKLCATLLANMRQRGVKYGIESMCIGGGMGAAALFELCD; encoded by the coding sequence ATGAGAGACGCCTATATCGTTACATCGATCCGAACCCCCGGCGGCAAGCGCAACAAGGGGGTGTTTAAAGATACAAGGCCGGAGGATCTTTTGGCGTTTATCCTCAAGGCTGCCGTTGAAAAAACGCCGAACATAGACAGGCAGCATGTCGAAGACATCCTGGTCGGCTGCGCCTTTCCGGAAGCCGAACAGGGGCTGAATATCGGCCGGGTCGCTGCCCAGATGGCCGGATTTCCCGACCAGGTTTCCGGAGCAACGGTCAACCGCTTGTGTGCCTCGGGTCTTGAGGCCATTGCTCTGGCTTCGTTGCGCGTCATATCGGGCTGGTCTGATATTGTCATCGGCGGCGGTCTGGAATCGATGACCTATGTTCCCATGGGCGGTAATCTTCCCCGGCCCCATCCGGAGTATGCCAAAAAGCATGCGGAACTGTATGTATCCATGGGCGTAACGGCGGAAAATGTTGCCAAAAGATATGGTATCTCGCGCCAGGCCCAGGATGAGTTTGCCTATCAGTCGCAGATGAAGGCCGCCATAGCCCGGAGCAACAAGTTATATGCCGAGATTGTCCCCACTCCGGCCACCCGTTATGTTCAGCAGCAAAACGGCACCAATAAGAAAGAGACCTTTATGGTCGCTGATGACGACGGCATCCGTGCGGACACCACCCTGGAGGAACTTGCCAAGCTGAATCCGGTGTTTGCCTCCGGCGGTTCGGTCACCGCCGGGAATTCATCCCCGACCACCGACGGAGCCGCTGCCACCGTTATTATGAGTGCCGAAAAAGTTGCGGAACTGGGGTTAACACCGCTGGCCAAATTGAAATATTATACGACGGTGGGCTGCAAGGCCGATGAGATGGGGATCGGCCCGCGGCTTGCCATTCCCAAACTGCTGAAGCTTGCCGGAATGGATCTTGACGACATCGGCCTGTTTGAAATCAACGAGGCCTTTGCCGCCCAGGCGATATACTGCATCAAAGAGCTATGCATCGATATGAACAAGGTCAATATTCACGGCGGTGCCATCGCTCTGGGGCATCCCCTTGGATGTACCGGCGCCAAGTTATGCGCGACGCTGCTTGCCAATATGCGGCAGCGCGGTGTAAAATACGGTATCGAATCCATGTGCATCGGCGGCGGCATGGGGGCGGCGGCACTGTTTGAGTTGTGCGATTAA
- the xth gene encoding exodeoxyribonuclease III, producing the protein MNYGLSRFRGLSGGGIVKIASFNANGIRARLPIILQWLEQKSPEVLCIQETKVQDQDFPVQPFADAGFHCNFKGQKSYNGVAVVSKKEPRSVSTGFTEGDDKEGPRLIRVNIDGIEIINTYVPQGQDPNSEQFAYKLAWFGHLRKYFEANLAPSAAVIWTGDFNVAPKPLDVYDPEKLLGSIGYHPDEHQALKEVMEWGFIDVYRMHHPVEKAFTFWDYRIPNAVKRGLGWRVDHIWATKCVAEKSKTAWIDQEPRLWQRPSDHTFIVAEFETKNCMKNFEKENM; encoded by the coding sequence ATGAATTATGGTCTGTCCCGTTTTCGGGGCTTGTCCGGCGGAGGTATCGTGAAAATAGCAAGTTTCAACGCCAACGGGATCAGGGCGCGTTTGCCGATCATTCTTCAATGGCTCGAGCAGAAATCACCCGAAGTCCTGTGCATTCAGGAAACCAAGGTTCAGGATCAGGATTTTCCCGTGCAGCCGTTTGCGGATGCAGGCTTTCATTGTAATTTTAAAGGCCAAAAAAGCTATAACGGGGTCGCCGTTGTGAGCAAAAAGGAACCCCGATCCGTCTCGACGGGGTTCACTGAAGGCGATGACAAGGAAGGGCCGCGGCTGATTAGGGTCAACATTGACGGGATCGAGATTATCAACACTTACGTGCCCCAGGGGCAGGACCCGAATTCAGAGCAGTTCGCGTACAAGCTTGCCTGGTTCGGTCATCTGCGGAAATATTTTGAAGCAAACCTTGCTCCGAGCGCTGCGGTCATTTGGACCGGCGACTTTAATGTGGCACCAAAGCCCTTGGATGTTTATGACCCTGAAAAACTGCTGGGCAGCATCGGTTATCATCCGGACGAGCATCAGGCTCTGAAGGAAGTCATGGAATGGGGGTTCATCGATGTCTACAGAATGCATCACCCTGTAGAAAAAGCGTTTACCTTCTGGGACTATCGCATTCCCAACGCCGTCAAGCGGGGCTTGGGGTGGCGGGTGGATCATATTTGGGCCACAAAGTGCGTGGCTGAAAAATCGAAAACCGCCTGGATCGATCAAGAGCCCAGGCTCTGGCAGCGGCCTTCCGATCACACCTTTATTGTCGCTGAATTTGAAACCAAAAACTGCATGAAAAACTTTGAAAAGGAAAATATGTAA